The following proteins are co-located in the Schistosoma mansoni, WGS project CABG00000000 data, supercontig 0062, strain Puerto Rico, whole genome shotgun sequence genome:
- a CDS encoding SPFH domain / Band 7 family protein,putative — protein MDNRLTSSLNRELILGDVMRSHIGYPSRKSGDYGICSAILITISYLFIIITFPFSLFFCIKVVAEYERAVIFRLGRILPKGARGPGLFFIAPCIDSIRKVDLRTVTFDVPPQEVLTKDSVTVAVDAVVYYRIYNPVVAITNVEDADRSTRLLAATTLRNVLGTKNLAEILSERESISTSMQVKKID, from the exons ATGGATAACAGACTAACTAGTAGCCTAAATCGAGAACTAATTCTCGGTGATGTAATGAGAAGCCATATTGGAT aTCCATCAAGAAAATCGGGTGATTATGGAATATGCAGTGCCATTTTGATTACAATTTCAtacttattcattattattacatttcctTTCTCGCTATTTTTCTGTATTAAA GTTGTAGCTGAATATGAAAGAGCAGTTATATTTCGATTAGGTAGAATTTTACCTAAAGGTGCTCGTGGACCAGGACTTTTCTTTATTGCACCATGTATTGATTCAATTCGTAAAGTTGATTTACGAACTGTAACATTTGATGTTCCACCTCAAGaa GTTCTTACGAAAGATTCAGTTACAGTAGCTGTAGACGCTGTAGTTTATTATCGTATATACAATCCTGTCGTAGCAATAACCAATGTTGAAGATGCTGACCGATCAACACGCCTACTAGCAGCGACTACATTAAGAAATGTTTTAGGTACAAAGAATTTAGCTGAGATTTTATCTGAACGTGAATCGATTTCAACGTCTATGCAGgtaaaaaaaattgattga
- a CDS encoding SPFH domain / Band 7 family protein,putative, whose protein sequence is MLDDATDPWGVKVERVEVKDVRLPVQLQRAMAAEAEATREARAKVKFILNWYHIYMCDILVSLLFF, encoded by the exons ATGCTTGATGATGCAACTGATCCATGGGGCGTTAAAGTAGAACGTGTTGAAGT GAAAGATGTACGTCTACCTGTACAACTTCAAAGAGCTATGGCCGCTGAAGCTGAAGCTACAAGAGAAGCACGTGCTAAGGTAAAGTTTATCTTAAACTGGTATCATATATACATGTGTGATATTTTAGTATCCCTGTTATTTTTTTGA
- a CDS encoding SPFH domain / Band 7 family protein,putative, with the protein MVIAAEGEEKSSVALKQAADVIKTSPFALQLRYLQTLSAISAEKNSTIIFPLPIDMLVNLFHR; encoded by the exons ATG gTTATTGCTGCAGAAGGTGAAGAAAAATCATCAGTTGCATTAAAACAAGCTGCTGATGTTATAAAAACATCACCATTTGCATTACAATTACGTTATTTACAAACATTAAGTGCAATTTCAGCTGAAAAAAATTCTACTATAATATTTCCTTTACCAATTGATATGttagttaatttatttcatCGATAA